Proteins encoded together in one Chloroflexota bacterium window:
- a CDS encoding sensor histidine kinase, whose protein sequence is MHRVLARWDRLSLATQYMVVSLLVLAVVMAGVGWWIAREIAAGVEHRTAETTALYVESFVAPLLPSVAGDGRLDAAQQAALGRLLTETPLGQGIVAFKIWDRQGRVLFSSDSALIGQAFPMHARLTAAARGEVVSEISSLSDEENLPERDRWSRLLETYSPVRNAAGDIVAIAEFYEPVDDLEEDISGIQQQTWIVVALATLATYLLLAGLVKRGSDTIRCQQQTLADTIAHLTSLLAQNEVLHERVRGAATRSTALNEQYLRRISADLHDGPAQDVSVALLRLGAADAHDMAIIEACLRRALDELRTIAAGLRLPELEPLTLEQTVQRVVTVHARRTGVHVELALDPMPGPATLPLKITVYRVIQEALANGYRHAGGVGQRVRVTSDPWSVYVCISDDGPGLGTTTDDANQLGLAVMRERVESLGGSFRLFAGPKGGVTVEAHLPRGATSGRGAQPWDQSG, encoded by the coding sequence ATGCACAGGGTACTTGCTCGATGGGATCGGCTCAGCCTGGCCACGCAGTACATGGTGGTGAGCCTCCTGGTGCTGGCCGTGGTGATGGCCGGCGTTGGCTGGTGGATCGCCCGGGAGATCGCGGCGGGCGTCGAGCACCGCACCGCCGAGACGACGGCGCTCTACGTTGAGAGCTTTGTCGCGCCGCTGCTGCCCTCCGTGGCGGGGGATGGCCGACTCGACGCGGCGCAGCAGGCTGCGCTTGGCCGGCTCCTGACCGAGACGCCGCTCGGGCAGGGCATCGTGGCTTTCAAGATCTGGGACCGGCAGGGACGCGTCCTCTTCAGCTCTGACTCCGCGCTGATCGGTCAGGCGTTTCCCATGCACGCGCGCCTGACGGCGGCGGCGCGCGGCGAGGTGGTCTCGGAGATCAGCAGCCTGAGCGACGAGGAGAACCTGCCCGAGCGCGACCGCTGGTCACGGCTCCTGGAAACGTACAGTCCCGTCCGCAACGCGGCTGGCGACATCGTCGCCATTGCCGAGTTCTATGAGCCTGTGGATGATCTGGAAGAGGACATCTCGGGCATTCAGCAGCAGACCTGGATCGTGGTGGCGCTGGCAACCCTGGCGACGTACCTGCTGCTGGCAGGGCTGGTGAAGCGCGGCAGCGATACCATCCGCTGCCAGCAGCAGACGCTCGCCGACACCATCGCCCACCTCACCAGCTTGCTCGCGCAGAACGAGGTGCTCCACGAGCGCGTGCGCGGCGCAGCGACCCGCTCAACGGCCCTCAACGAGCAGTATCTCCGCCGCATCAGCGCCGATCTCCATGATGGCCCGGCTCAGGATGTGTCGGTTGCGCTGCTGCGCCTGGGAGCCGCCGACGCGCACGACATGGCCATCATCGAAGCCTGCCTGCGGCGGGCGTTGGACGAGCTGCGGACCATCGCGGCGGGCCTGCGTCTTCCTGAGCTGGAGCCGCTGACCCTGGAGCAGACCGTTCAGCGCGTCGTCACGGTCCACGCCCGCCGGACCGGCGTCCACGTCGAACTGGCGCTCGACCCGATGCCGGGGCCGGCGACGCTGCCGCTCAAGATCACGGTCTATCGGGTGATTCAGGAGGCGCTGGCGAACGGTTACCGGCACGCTGGGGGTGTCGGTCAGCGCGTCCGGGTAACATCTGATCCGTGGTCCGTGTACGTATGTATCTCAGACGACGGGCCGGGCCTTGGAACGACGACGGACGACGCCAATCAGCTGGGTCTCGCCGTGATGCGCGAGCGTGTCGAGAGTCTCGGCGGCTCCTTCCGGCTCTTTGCGGGGCCAAAAGGCGGCGTGACGGTCGAGGCGCACCTCCCGCGTGGTGCAACGTCCGGTCGTGGAGCGCAGCCATGGGACCAATCCGGATAG
- a CDS encoding alpha-ketoacid dehydrogenase subunit beta produces MSVSQDRPAAEGITLLQAVTEALQEEMARDPRVVLLGQDIGRKGGVFKTTVGLQEQFGPLRVLDTPIAEDVIAGAAVGAAMMGLRPVAEFQFADYIFPALDQIVSQAATVRWRSVGGWGVPAVFRAPCGAGVRGGVYHSQSVEAFFCHTPGLKVVVPATPRDAKGLLKAAIRDDDPVVFFEHKKSYRRYREIAPADEVIPLGVARLDREGRDLSIVTYGVGVHHAREAADLLASDGISVEILDLRTLIPLDHEAIARTVQKTNKVLILHEANKTMGFGAEIAAFIGEELFMDLDGPIVRVAADDCHLPYNGPEEDAIIPSPAKVADAVRRLAAF; encoded by the coding sequence ATGAGTGTCTCGCAGGACCGTCCGGCCGCGGAGGGCATCACCCTGCTGCAGGCCGTCACCGAGGCGCTCCAGGAGGAGATGGCCCGCGATCCGCGCGTCGTCTTGCTTGGGCAGGACATCGGGCGGAAGGGCGGCGTCTTCAAGACGACGGTCGGTCTGCAAGAGCAGTTCGGGCCGCTGCGCGTGCTGGACACCCCGATTGCCGAGGACGTGATCGCCGGGGCGGCCGTTGGCGCAGCCATGATGGGGCTGCGGCCCGTGGCCGAGTTCCAGTTCGCGGACTACATCTTCCCGGCGTTGGATCAGATCGTCAGTCAGGCGGCGACGGTCCGCTGGCGCAGTGTTGGCGGCTGGGGCGTGCCGGCCGTCTTCCGAGCGCCGTGCGGCGCGGGCGTGCGCGGCGGCGTCTACCACTCCCAGAGCGTCGAAGCGTTCTTCTGCCACACGCCCGGTCTGAAGGTCGTCGTGCCGGCCACCCCGCGCGACGCCAAGGGGCTGTTGAAGGCCGCTATCCGCGACGACGACCCGGTCGTCTTCTTCGAGCACAAGAAGAGCTACCGTCGCTACCGCGAGATCGCGCCGGCAGACGAGGTCATCCCGCTGGGCGTGGCCCGCCTCGACCGCGAGGGCCGGGATCTCTCGATCGTCACCTACGGCGTGGGCGTCCACCACGCGCGCGAGGCCGCCGACCTGCTGGCATCGGACGGCATCTCGGTGGAGATCCTCGATCTCCGGACGCTGATCCCACTGGACCACGAGGCCATCGCGCGGACGGTCCAGAAGACGAACAAGGTGCTGATCCTGCACGAGGCCAACAAAACGATGGGCTTCGGCGCGGAGATCGCCGCGTTCATCGGCGAAGAGCTGTTCATGGACCTGGACGGCCCGATTGTCCGGGTGGCCGCCGACGACTGCCACCTGCCCTACAACGGCCCCGAAGAGGACGCCATCATCCCGAGCCCGGCGAAGGTGGCAGACGCCGTCCGCCGTCTCGCGGCATTCTGA
- a CDS encoding response regulator transcription factor, with protein sequence MGPIRIVIVDDHPLYRDGVVQTLQAEPDLEVVGAGGSAADALRLTETLAPDVLLLDLTLPGNGLDSIEAILRRAPGVRILILTASEHDDDLLTALERGAQGYALKGLSGDDLRGIVRAIARGERYVPPALAAGFLLSAAKASRPVVPEPSPVERLSEREQQVLELLADGHSNREIGEGLHLAEKTVKHYVTSILQKLDVRNRTQAAVLAREGRDIRPE encoded by the coding sequence ATGGGACCAATCCGGATAGTCATTGTCGACGATCACCCGCTCTATCGAGATGGGGTGGTGCAGACCCTGCAGGCAGAGCCTGACCTCGAAGTCGTCGGTGCGGGCGGCAGCGCTGCCGATGCGCTCCGCCTCACGGAAACGCTGGCGCCTGACGTGCTGCTGCTGGATCTCACCCTGCCGGGCAACGGGCTTGACTCCATCGAGGCGATCCTGCGGCGGGCGCCCGGCGTTCGCATCCTGATCCTGACCGCCTCCGAGCACGACGACGATCTGCTGACGGCACTTGAACGTGGTGCACAGGGGTACGCGCTCAAAGGGTTGAGCGGCGATGACCTGCGGGGCATCGTGCGGGCTATTGCCCGGGGTGAGCGGTACGTGCCCCCGGCGCTCGCGGCCGGCTTCCTGCTAAGCGCTGCGAAGGCCAGCCGTCCTGTCGTCCCCGAACCGTCACCTGTGGAGCGCCTGTCCGAGCGGGAGCAGCAGGTACTGGAGCTGCTGGCCGACGGGCACAGCAACCGGGAGATCGGCGAGGGGCTTCACCTCGCGGAAAAGACCGTGAAGCACTACGTCACGAGCATCCTCCAGAAGCTGGACGTGCGAAACCGGACGCAGGCGGCCGTGCTGGCCCGCGAAGGGCGGGACATCCGCCCTGAGTAG
- the flhA gene encoding flagellar biosynthesis protein FlhA, translated as MEAPAPSGFNLGATLTRLTRQSDIMLAVAMAVILGVMIVPLPEFILDMLIIVNVSAALMMLLVSMYTTHPLQFSSFPSLLLVLTLFRLALNVAASRLILLQGHAGEVIKAFGDFVVGGSYVVGIVIFLILIVIQFVVITNGAGRVAEVAARFTLDSMPGKQMAIDADLSAGAIDEVTARARRKEITQEADFYGSMDGASKFVKGDAIAGIVIIIVNILGGLTIGVLQLGMPIMTALQNYTLMTLGDGLVSQIPALLISTATGIIVTRSATDSNLGHDIGSQVFGNPRALYMVAGVLAMLAVIPGLPKVPLFVMAGTLAGLAYALQRRSATRAQALDEAEHAEAMQQASAAASTDAENVRQFLKVDPMEIEIGYMLIPLTDPEQDGTLLGRVTVIRRQMALELGIILPTIRVRDNAQIDPNTYVIKLRGVQVATGEVRPNRMMAMNPGLAEQEIDGIPAVEPAFGLPAIWITPDEQERAEMLGYTVVDPASVITTHLSEVIRSSAASIISRQDVQSLLDHVKEENPALISEVVPDLLAIGDVQRVLQNLLRERVSVRDLVTVLEAVADQARLTKDPDILAEQARSSLGRQITSQYAADDGRLHVMTLAPALQHELARTMVATERGPSFQLEPGQGQQLMRSVRESMERMASSGYQPVLLCPARIRLAVRRFTELSLSSLVVMAYSEVSPNVQVVAMEMVSLPGVEA; from the coding sequence ATGGAAGCGCCGGCACCGTCCGGCTTCAACCTCGGCGCGACACTCACGCGCCTGACCCGCCAGAGCGACATCATGCTCGCCGTCGCCATGGCCGTGATCCTCGGCGTGATGATCGTTCCGCTGCCAGAGTTCATCCTGGACATGCTGATCATCGTCAACGTCTCGGCGGCTCTGATGATGCTGCTGGTGTCCATGTACACCACGCACCCGCTCCAGTTCTCGTCCTTCCCGTCGCTCCTCCTGGTGCTCACCCTCTTCCGGCTGGCCCTCAACGTCGCCGCCAGCCGCCTGATCCTCCTCCAGGGTCATGCCGGCGAGGTCATCAAGGCGTTCGGCGACTTCGTCGTCGGCGGCAGCTACGTCGTCGGTATCGTCATCTTCCTGATCTTGATCGTCATCCAGTTCGTCGTCATCACCAACGGTGCTGGCCGCGTCGCCGAGGTGGCCGCCCGCTTCACGCTCGATTCGATGCCTGGGAAGCAAATGGCCATCGACGCCGACCTCTCGGCCGGGGCCATCGACGAGGTGACCGCCCGCGCCCGCCGCAAGGAGATCACCCAGGAAGCCGACTTCTACGGCTCCATGGACGGCGCCAGCAAGTTCGTGAAGGGTGATGCCATCGCGGGCATCGTCATCATCATCGTCAATATTCTCGGCGGGTTAACCATTGGCGTGCTCCAGCTTGGCATGCCGATCATGACCGCCCTCCAGAACTACACCCTGATGACCCTCGGCGATGGCCTGGTCTCCCAGATCCCCGCCCTGCTCATCTCCACCGCCACCGGTATCATCGTCACCCGCTCGGCCACCGACTCGAACCTCGGCCACGACATCGGCAGCCAGGTCTTCGGGAACCCGCGCGCGCTGTACATGGTTGCCGGCGTCCTGGCGATGCTCGCCGTGATCCCGGGCCTGCCGAAGGTGCCGCTCTTCGTGATGGCGGGCACCCTGGCCGGGCTGGCCTACGCCCTCCAGCGCCGCAGCGCCACCCGCGCCCAGGCCCTCGACGAGGCCGAGCACGCAGAGGCGATGCAGCAGGCCTCCGCCGCCGCCAGCACCGACGCCGAGAACGTCCGCCAGTTCCTCAAGGTCGATCCGATGGAGATCGAGATCGGCTACATGCTGATCCCGCTCACCGACCCGGAGCAGGACGGCACGCTCCTCGGCCGCGTCACCGTCATCCGCCGCCAGATGGCGCTGGAGCTGGGCATCATCCTGCCGACCATCCGCGTCCGCGACAACGCCCAGATCGACCCGAACACCTATGTCATCAAGCTGCGCGGCGTGCAGGTCGCCACCGGCGAGGTCCGTCCCAACCGCATGATGGCCATGAACCCCGGCCTTGCCGAGCAGGAGATCGACGGCATCCCAGCGGTCGAGCCCGCCTTCGGCCTGCCGGCCATCTGGATCACCCCGGATGAGCAGGAGCGCGCCGAGATGCTCGGCTACACCGTCGTCGATCCGGCCTCCGTCATCACCACGCATCTCTCGGAGGTCATCCGCTCGTCGGCCGCCTCGATCATCTCCCGCCAGGACGTCCAGAGCCTGCTGGATCACGTCAAGGAAGAGAACCCGGCCCTCATCTCCGAGGTCGTGCCGGACCTGCTCGCCATCGGCGATGTCCAGCGGGTGCTGCAGAACCTCCTGCGCGAGCGCGTCTCCGTCCGCGACCTGGTGACGGTCCTCGAAGCCGTCGCGGATCAGGCCCGCCTGACCAAGGATCCCGACATCCTGGCGGAGCAGGCTCGCAGCTCCCTGGGCCGGCAGATCACCAGCCAGTACGCCGCCGACGACGGCCGACTGCACGTCATGACGCTCGCCCCCGCCCTCCAGCACGAGCTGGCCCGGACGATGGTCGCCACCGAGCGCGGCCCGAGCTTCCAACTGGAGCCGGGCCAGGGCCAGCAGCTCATGCGCTCGGTGCGGGAGTCGATGGAGCGGATGGCCTCCTCTGGCTACCAGCCCGTCTTGCTCTGCCCCGCGCGCATCCGCCTCGCCGTGCGCCGCTTCACCGAGCTTTCGCTGTCCAGCCTCGTCGTGATGGCCTACAGCGAGGTCAGCCCGAACGTCCAGGTCGTCGCCATGGAGATGGTGTCACTTCCGGGGGTTGAAGCGTGA
- the flhB gene encoding flagellar biosynthesis protein FlhB, with protein MAGEERTEAATPRKLQHLRDEGKVNKSSEVIAAASILTGVGTLYTFGGFSWSHLRVLVTDTLSNLNRGDFTDATMMQLWFMAGLAFFTVMAPLLVAMPVMGIISNVGQSGFLLSTKSITPDFSRINPISGFTRLFSLRIAVELLKTTIKVGVVGWLLYRTYVDSFPLFLSLAGADLAGALALFVSTMFSTALTVGGAFLVLAVLDYGYQRWEFLRGARMTKQEMKEEYKQSEGSPEIKNAIRRRQRRMAMSRMMQNVPTADVVVTNPTHFAVALRYRGDEMAAPKVIAKGKDLIAQRIKQIARENNVPVVENKPLARALFAAVEVDQEIPYDLFQGVAQILAYIYSLKRRPSASHSARAGA; from the coding sequence ATGGCCGGAGAAGAACGGACAGAAGCCGCAACACCTCGTAAGCTCCAACACCTTCGCGACGAAGGCAAGGTCAACAAGAGCTCTGAGGTGATCGCCGCCGCCAGCATCCTGACCGGCGTCGGCACGCTCTACACTTTCGGCGGGTTCAGTTGGAGCCACCTGCGGGTGCTGGTCACGGACACCCTGTCCAACCTCAACCGCGGCGACTTCACAGACGCCACCATGATGCAGCTCTGGTTCATGGCCGGCCTGGCCTTCTTCACGGTGATGGCCCCGCTGCTGGTGGCCATGCCCGTCATGGGGATCATCTCCAACGTCGGGCAGAGCGGGTTCCTGCTCTCCACCAAGTCGATCACGCCTGACTTCAGCCGTATCAACCCGATCTCCGGGTTCACACGGCTCTTCTCCCTGCGGATCGCCGTCGAGCTGCTCAAGACCACCATCAAGGTCGGCGTCGTCGGCTGGCTGCTCTATCGCACCTACGTGGACAGCTTCCCGCTCTTCCTCTCGCTGGCCGGCGCAGACCTGGCCGGGGCGCTGGCGCTGTTCGTCAGCACTATGTTCTCGACGGCGCTGACCGTCGGCGGGGCGTTCCTGGTGCTGGCCGTGCTCGACTACGGCTACCAGCGCTGGGAGTTCCTGCGCGGCGCGCGCATGACGAAGCAGGAGATGAAGGAAGAGTACAAGCAGAGCGAGGGCTCGCCCGAGATCAAGAATGCGATCCGGCGCCGCCAGCGGCGCATGGCGATGTCCCGCATGATGCAAAACGTGCCAACTGCTGATGTGGTCGTCACCAATCCGACCCACTTCGCCGTTGCTTTGAGGTATCGAGGCGACGAAATGGCGGCCCCCAAGGTCATCGCCAAGGGGAAAGACCTCATCGCCCAGCGGATCAAGCAGATCGCACGGGAGAACAACGTGCCGGTCGTCGAGAACAAGCCGCTCGCCCGGGCGCTCTTCGCCGCCGTCGAGGTGGATCAGGAGATCCCGTACGACCTCTTCCAGGGCGTGGCCCAGATTCTCGCCTACATCTACTCGCTGAAGCGGCGCCCGAGCGCCAGCCACTCGGCGCGGGCAGGGGCATGA
- a CDS encoding flagellar biosynthetic protein FliR → MPTTVPSLQPGVPAQEIAAFTATYVTFYVLAAIRVLGAIMFNPLLGSARVPMPARLGVGLFSTLVLFPAGGPYEPPASVGPLEIAGELMIGLLAGFGITLIFGAIHFMAGLIGINSGFSFAHTINPLFDGGSGVIETFISAFALLVFVQINGHHIFLIGLRELFDVIPVGEVTKVPGSAEALLAVSSNLFSAGLKLALPIMAALLLADIGLGLLSRVAPQFNLFALEMPAKMMLGLLALALSLPIIVPRLAALFRTAPSVMTMLAS, encoded by the coding sequence ATGCCGACCACCGTACCGTCGCTCCAGCCGGGCGTGCCCGCCCAGGAGATCGCCGCGTTCACCGCGACCTACGTGACGTTCTACGTCCTCGCGGCGATCCGCGTGCTCGGGGCGATCATGTTCAACCCGCTGCTCGGCTCGGCGCGCGTCCCGATGCCCGCCCGCCTCGGCGTCGGCCTCTTCTCGACGCTCGTCCTCTTCCCAGCCGGCGGCCCCTACGAGCCGCCAGCGAGCGTCGGGCCGCTGGAGATCGCCGGCGAGCTGATGATCGGCCTGCTGGCCGGCTTCGGCATCACGCTGATCTTCGGGGCGATTCACTTCATGGCCGGCCTGATCGGCATCAACAGCGGCTTCTCGTTCGCCCACACCATCAACCCGCTCTTCGACGGCGGCTCCGGCGTCATCGAGACGTTCATCAGCGCGTTCGCGCTGCTGGTCTTCGTCCAGATCAACGGCCACCACATCTTCCTGATCGGCCTGCGCGAACTGTTCGACGTCATCCCCGTCGGCGAGGTCACCAAGGTGCCCGGCTCCGCTGAAGCCCTGCTCGCCGTCTCGTCCAACCTCTTCTCGGCCGGCCTCAAGCTGGCCCTGCCGATCATGGCCGCGCTGCTCCTGGCAGACATCGGCCTCGGGCTGCTCTCCCGCGTCGCGCCGCAGTTCAACCTGTTCGCGCTGGAGATGCCCGCCAAGATGATGCTCGGCCTGCTGGCCCTGGCCCTCTCCCTGCCGATCATCGTGCCTCGGCTGGCGGCCCTCTTCCGGACCGCCCCGAGCGTCATGACGATGCTGGCGAGCTGA
- the fliQ gene encoding flagellar biosynthesis protein FliQ: MNELFALEVGRNALLMTVMLAAPMMGAALVVGLIISVFQALTQINEQTLTFVPKILAVFAALVVTGPWLMQNLVGYTTGLFSMLPAMVR, encoded by the coding sequence ATGAATGAGCTGTTCGCGCTGGAAGTCGGCCGCAACGCCCTCCTGATGACCGTCATGCTGGCCGCCCCGATGATGGGCGCCGCGCTGGTCGTCGGCCTCATCATCAGCGTCTTCCAGGCGCTGACCCAGATCAACGAGCAGACCCTCACCTTCGTCCCCAAGATCCTGGCCGTCTTCGCGGCGCTCGTCGTGACCGGGCCGTGGCTGATGCAGAACCTCGTCGGCTACACCACCGGCCTCTTCTCGATGCTGCCGGCGATGGTGCGGTAG
- a CDS encoding 5'-methylthioadenosine/S-adenosylhomocysteine nucleosidase: MAAGDRPIAVICAIEEEIRHLREALPPAEEVWRGNRRVWLADLDGLPLVISVCGMGMLSAAAVTEAVLWQYEPSAVLNYGCAGSHRTEILPGDIVVGERVVAYDNVREQPDGAPRYAGMRYLRRGETVRAASLAADSALLERATRVMAALEGQHEPWPVALGWPDEIPHRTPRALPGTVASADRWNRTAGSIGALVAQHETHCEDMEAGAIALTCASHDVPFLSIKDISNNELHPKTESDSSFLTALGPELGKRAGALTLAVLRDVAARHG; encoded by the coding sequence ATGGCCGCGGGAGATCGACCGATTGCCGTCATCTGTGCCATTGAAGAGGAGATCCGTCACCTGCGCGAGGCGCTGCCGCCGGCCGAGGAAGTCTGGCGGGGCAATCGACGGGTCTGGCTGGCGGATCTGGACGGGCTGCCGCTGGTGATCTCGGTGTGCGGGATGGGGATGCTGAGCGCGGCGGCCGTGACCGAGGCGGTGCTCTGGCAGTATGAGCCGTCGGCGGTGCTGAACTACGGCTGCGCGGGATCGCACCGGACGGAGATCCTGCCGGGCGACATCGTCGTGGGGGAGCGGGTTGTCGCCTACGACAACGTCCGCGAACAGCCCGATGGTGCGCCACGGTACGCGGGGATGCGCTACCTGCGGCGTGGAGAGACGGTGCGCGCGGCCTCGCTGGCAGCCGACAGTGCGCTACTGGAACGGGCGACGCGGGTGATGGCCGCGCTGGAGGGGCAGCACGAGCCGTGGCCGGTGGCGCTCGGCTGGCCGGACGAGATCCCCCACCGGACGCCGCGCGCGCTGCCGGGGACGGTCGCCTCGGCCGACCGCTGGAATCGGACGGCAGGGAGCATCGGGGCGCTGGTGGCGCAGCACGAGACGCACTGCGAGGACATGGAGGCCGGGGCCATCGCGCTGACCTGCGCCAGCCACGACGTGCCGTTCCTGAGCATCAAGGACATCTCGAACAACGAGCTGCACCCGAAGACCGAGAGCGACTCGTCGTTCCTGACGGCGCTGGGGCCGGAGCTGGGCAAGCGGGCCGGCGCGCTGACGCTGGCCGTCCTGAGAGATGTCGCGGCCCGGCACGGGTGA
- a CDS encoding thiamine pyrophosphate-dependent dehydrogenase E1 component subunit alpha, giving the protein MTSLDTEKPAAPVNAAERALLRRIYEVLLLSRAVEERFWVLSRQGVASFVLTPRGHDVAQIASAAAIRRGHDSVWPYYRDMALALALGLTPFELFAGSLGRDCDPHSGSRQLTLHISSPRLRIGSVSSEIAAHLPHAVGAAYASRVLGDDRVAVAWFGDGASSEGATHEAMNLAGIHQLPVVFFCENNDIAISVPHHLQMPIASLAERGPAYGMPGVRVDGTDALAVYRATRTAVARARAGLGPSIVDAHVPRITSHSSQDDDQYRTPQEKAAAEARDPLPKLRAELLEFGLLAPGEEAQLQQAARARALEEADRALASPEPAPARARRWLYAGDPPHPELARLEAEGIGVGPFDDLDLPS; this is encoded by the coding sequence GTGACATCCCTCGACACCGAGAAGCCAGCAGCGCCAGTCAACGCCGCCGAGCGCGCGCTGCTGCGCCGCATCTACGAGGTGCTCCTGCTCTCCCGAGCCGTCGAAGAGCGCTTCTGGGTGCTCTCACGCCAGGGCGTCGCCAGCTTCGTGCTGACGCCCCGGGGGCACGATGTCGCGCAGATCGCCAGCGCCGCCGCCATCCGGCGCGGGCACGACTCCGTCTGGCCGTACTACCGCGACATGGCCCTGGCGCTGGCCCTCGGCCTGACCCCGTTCGAGCTGTTCGCCGGCTCGCTCGGGCGGGACTGCGATCCCCACTCTGGCAGCCGCCAGTTGACCCTGCACATCTCCAGCCCGCGCCTCCGCATCGGCTCCGTCTCCAGCGAGATCGCCGCGCACCTGCCGCACGCTGTCGGCGCGGCCTACGCCTCGCGAGTGCTGGGCGATGACCGCGTGGCCGTGGCCTGGTTCGGCGATGGCGCATCCTCTGAGGGGGCCACCCACGAGGCGATGAACCTCGCCGGCATTCATCAGTTGCCGGTGGTCTTCTTCTGCGAGAACAACGACATCGCCATCAGCGTGCCGCATCACCTGCAGATGCCTATCGCCTCGTTGGCCGAGCGTGGCCCAGCCTACGGCATGCCCGGCGTGCGCGTGGACGGCACCGACGCCCTGGCCGTCTACCGTGCCACCCGCACGGCTGTCGCGCGGGCGCGCGCCGGCCTCGGCCCGAGCATCGTCGACGCCCACGTGCCGCGCATCACCTCGCACTCGTCCCAGGACGACGATCAGTACCGCACACCGCAAGAGAAGGCCGCTGCCGAGGCCCGCGATCCACTGCCGAAGCTGCGCGCCGAGCTGCTGGAGTTCGGCCTGCTGGCGCCGGGTGAGGAAGCGCAGCTCCAGCAAGCCGCCCGCGCCCGGGCGCTCGAAGAGGCCGACCGCGCGTTAGCCTCCCCCGAGCCGGCCCCTGCCCGTGCCCGACGATGGCTCTACGCCGGCGATCCGCCCCACCCTGAGCTGGCCCGCCTGGAAGCCGAGGGCATCGGCGTCGGGCCGTTCGACGATCTGGATCTGCCGTCATGA
- the fliP gene encoding flagellar type III secretion system pore protein FliP (The bacterial flagellar biogenesis protein FliP forms a type III secretion system (T3SS)-type pore required for flagellar assembly.), producing MAGLGLMLSGCGSATAARTGALPSVRVQVGGPEGGDSMAVGVQLLLLLTVLSLVPAILMMVTSFIRISIVLSFARTAIGMQQLPPNQIVLGLALFLTVFVMAPTWTDINEQALQPFLDNQISMDAAIERGSKPLREFMLKQTRERDLALFISLGKLPQPNTPDDVPTWVIIPSFMISELKTAFQMGFLILLPFVIIDMVISSALMSMGMMMLPPTTISLPFKVLLFVMADGWYLISRSLVTSFGG from the coding sequence ATGGCTGGTCTGGGACTCATGCTCAGCGGCTGCGGTTCGGCAACCGCTGCGCGAACTGGTGCACTGCCATCAGTACGAGTCCAGGTCGGCGGCCCCGAGGGCGGCGACAGCATGGCTGTGGGCGTCCAGCTCCTGCTCCTACTGACCGTCCTCAGCCTGGTGCCAGCCATCCTGATGATGGTCACCTCGTTCATCAGAATCTCGATCGTGCTGTCCTTCGCTCGGACCGCCATCGGGATGCAGCAGTTGCCGCCCAACCAGATCGTGCTGGGGCTGGCGCTCTTCCTGACCGTCTTCGTGATGGCCCCCACCTGGACCGACATCAACGAGCAGGCCTTGCAGCCCTTCCTGGACAACCAGATCTCGATGGACGCTGCCATCGAGCGGGGCAGCAAGCCGCTCCGCGAGTTCATGCTCAAGCAGACCCGCGAGCGCGATCTCGCCCTCTTCATCTCGCTTGGGAAGCTGCCCCAGCCCAACACCCCGGACGATGTCCCCACCTGGGTCATCATCCCCAGCTTCATGATCAGCGAGCTCAAGACCGCCTTTCAGATGGGCTTCTTGATCCTGCTGCCCTTCGTGATCATCGACATGGTCATCTCCAGCGCGCTGATGTCGATGGGCATGATGATGCTTCCCCCCACCACCATCTCGCTCCCCTTCAAGGTGCTGCTCTTCGTCATGGCGGACGGCTGGTACCTGATCTCGCGCTCGCTCGTGACCAGTTTCGGCGGCTGA